The stretch of DNA AAGGGAAAAGAAACTCGAAGCTAATGGGGTAAGATGTACTCGTGGGGAAGGTAGCTCTGCAGTTGTAGCACAGGGGGCGTACAGACAAAAACAGCCCATAGCGCTGTCTCGCACGCTGCGTGCTATGGCGACTATTTATCGGCTACACTATGCCACTCGTGCTCCACTTTTGTCATCAACAACGCATTGTCGAATTTGATGGAGCCAGCTGGGAAGATTGTGCTGTCAGCAAAGAAGCTCGATTGTACCTCACTCACTGCAAGTGGCTTCACCTGCCAGTTGTAGGTTTTTAACTGCAAGCCGTCAAACTTGCTTCCGTTGGGAGAATAGCCAATAGCGCCCTTTTCAAAGAATTCTGACACGTTTTCGAGCGTTTCAAAAATTGAATCCTTGGTGAAGTGTTCCACTTCTTTGGCGTCGATTGAAATACTTGTTTGGTCTGAGCTCGTGAAGTCAATGTGGTAATCGAGGCCTGTCTCGCGCACATTGAAGTTTGCCAGGTAATGTTTACCCGGAAACAAGCGCCCACCCACAACGGCATTCAGCTTCAAGGATGTATCGCGCCGCGGAATAAAAACGCCTTCCTGCGTTCTGCCATCCTCGTCCCATTCCACAGCAATCCGGTGGGCCCCATTTTCAGAGGAGATGCCTAAAAAGTCAGGCAGCCCCTTCGGCTTGATGTTCTTTAGGCGGATCAGGCAAATGCCAACAATAGCTTTCCATTTATAAACTTTTGGCCGGAAGGGAGCAGGCAGGATCTTTGCCACATCCTGTGGGTCAGCGGTAAAATTGATCAGGATTCTTCTATCAATAATGCCGTGGATTGTTGGGATGCGCATAGTGGTAAATAGGTAGTAAGACCTGTGGTTAACAACTTATATCTACAGAAGTCTATGCATTGTCGGGCTCAGCATTTTTCACGGCTTGGCTTAGTACTTCAGTCAAAGCATCCATCTGCTCTTTCGTGTTGTAGCTGTGCACAATAAGCCGCAGCCGCTCCGTGCCCACCGGCACCGTTGGCGACACGATGGGGCGCACATCGAAGCCGGCAGCCTGTGCTGCGGCTGCCACTTGCCGTACGTGGGTGGGGCCGGGGCTTTCTGTAAAAAACACCGGGTGAATGATGTGGCTTTTCAGCGGCACCCGTAGGCCAGGTACCGCGTTCAGCTGAGCTTTCAAATAATCGGAGAGGGCGAAGAGCTGTTTCCTTTCCTCGGTGAGCGTAGGCAGCAACTGGTAGGCCGCCGCTAGGCCAGCAACGGTAAGCGGCGGCAGGGCCGTAGTATAGATAAAGAGGCGGCTGAAATTCAGCAGATAGTCGCGCAGGACGGCGGCACCGGCAATGGCGGCGCCCTGACTGCCCAGGGCTTTCCCGAAGGTGAGGATACGGGCAAAAACGGCATCCTCCAGGCCCAGCTCCGATACCAGGCCTTCGCCCAGGGGGCCGTAGATACCATTGGTGTGGGCCTCATCTACCACCAGATACAACCCGTGCGCCTGGCAAAGTGCGGCCAGCTCTGGCAGCGGCGCCATGTCGCCATCCATGGAGTACAAGGCTTCCACGGCCACAAATACGGCACCAGTGGCTCGCACTAGTTTCCGCTCCAGGTCCTGCAAGTCGTTGTGGCGGAAGCTCCAGGCGGTGGCAAACGAGGCCCGGATGCCGTCTTTTACCGAAGCATGGGAAGCCTCATCGTACAGGATAGTATCGCCCCGGCGTGGCACCGCCCCGAAGAAGCCCATGTTGGCTGCGTAGCCTGAGTTGAACAGCAACGCTGCTTCGGCCCGGTGGAAACTGGCTAGGGTAGTTTCCAATGCTTCGGCCGCTGCTGAGTTGCCTGTCAGCAGCCGGGAGCCCGTGCTGCCGGCTGGTTCATCTGCCGCCTGTTGCAAGGCCACCCGCACGGTGGGGTGCTGGCTCAGGCCCAGGTAATCGTTGGAACTGAAGTCGGCTAGGCCAGCCGCGGGGAGGGTAAGCTGGCGCCGGGTACCATCAGCGTCTCGCTGGGCGAGGTGCTGCGCGAGGCGCTGATGGAGAGGGGAAGTGGGCATAAGGGGTGAACTAGGCTAAAACTAGTTCCCCCCTTCGGTGAGGAGGGGCTAGGGGTGGTTGAATGGCCTAAAATGATTATGCCAAAACGGTCATACAGAGCTTGCCGAGACATCTCGCGTGCTGATGTTACCAGAGTAACTCAACGAAGCGGTAGAGATGCTTCGGCTGCGCTCAGCATGACGGTCCCTGTAAACAAGGAATGCCAGCCACCTCTAGCCCCTCCTCATCGAAGGGGGGGAACTAGTTTTCAATACTAGATTAAGCTACTACAGGCGCAGCTTCTTTGCCCAGCACCATAGCACCTTCGGGTACGTCTTTAAACGACTTACGGGGCGTGAGGCCGAGCAGAGCAAACATCTGCTTGTCGGCGTCGAAGTCGGGGTTGGGAGTAGTCAGCAGCTTCTCGCCCGAGAAGATGGAGTTGGCACCGGCCAGGAAGCACAGGGCCTGCTCCGTTACGGGCATCTCTTGGCGGCCAGCCGAAAGGCGCACCATGGTGTGCGGCATCAGGATGCGGGCCGTGCCGATCATGCGCAGCATTTCCCACACGCTCACGCGGGGCTGATCGGCGAGGGGTGTGCCCTCCACGGGAACCAGCGCATTCACCGGCACCGACTCAGGGTGGGCGGGCAGCGTGGCCAGGGTGTGCAGCATGGCAATGCGGTCCTCGTCGGTTTCGCCCAGGCCAATGATGCCACCCGAGCAAACCGAGATACCGGCCTTACGCACGTGCTCCAGCGTGTTGAGGCGGTCATCGTAGGTGCGGGTAGTAATGATTTCGGAGTAGTGTTCGGCGCTGGTGTCGAGGTTGTGGTTGTAGGCGTAGAGGCCGGCCTGCTTGAGGCGCTCCGCCTGGTACTCGTTCAGCATGCCCAAAGTGCAGCACACTTCAAGGCCCAGGCCATTCACCTGTTCCACCATGCCTAGCACACGGTCGAAGTCACGGTTGTCGCGGATTTCGCGCCACGCGGCGCCCATGCAGAAACGGGTGCTGCCGGAGTCTTTGGCGCGTTGGGCCGAGGCCAGGACCTCAGCATCGGGAAGAAGTTTGTGGGCCTGCACGCCGGTGTGGTAGCGCGCCGCCTGGGGGCAATAGGCGCAGTCCTCGGGGCAGCCGCCGGTTTTCACGCTCAGCAGGGTGCACACCTGCACTTCACCAGTAGCCTGGGTTTCGGCATGAATGGCCGCCGCCTTGGTCACCAGTTCCAACACGGGCAGGTTATAGATAGCTTTTACTTCGTCGAGGGTCCAGTCGGTGCGAATCATGGGGGTGGGGAGGAAGTCGTTTCTGGGTTTCTGGTAGGGGGTAGAGGCTGAAAACAGCCATCCGCAGGCAGCTAAAGCTACGCCGCGGGCTGCAAGATACATGAGAAGCGGGTTTTCGCTAGGCTTCCAGCTGCCGAATCACGCGGCACGGGTTTCCCACGGCTACCACGCCCGCCGGAATATCCCGCGTGACCACGCTGCCCGCCCCAATTGTGGTACCCGCCCCAATGCTCACGCCGGGCATTACCAGTACCCCCGCGCCCAGCCACACATTATCACCAATGGTAATGGGCCGGGCAAACTCCCAGCCCGCAATGCGGGACGCTACCTCTACAGGGTGCGCCGCAGTTGTCAAAACTACGTTGGGGGCAATGAATACATTGTCGCCGATGGTAACGAGGGCGCAATCCAGAATGGTGAGGTTGTAGTTGGCGTACACGTTGCGGCCCAGCCGGATGTTGTGGCCGTAGTCGCAGCGCAATGGAGCCTCCAGATGGGCATCGGTTTCTTGGCCCAGCAGTTCGGCGAGTATCTGTTTATTCAGGTGCACTGGCTCCTGGTTATATCGGTGGCACAGCTCCTTGGCCTGTAGGCGTTCCGCTACCAGTTGCGGGTCATTGGCTTGGTATAGCTCGCCCGCCAGCATCTTCTCTTTCTCGGTCCTGTTCATCAGCGGCAAGGTAATACCTCACCCCCGCCCCTCCTCGGGAAGAGAGGAGAGGTAATGAGGTATGAAGAATGACCAGTGGTTCAGCAGTAATGGCTAATTGCTTACTGCTTATTACCCCGCGTCGGTCGGAAGAGAGGGGCTGGGAGCAAGTTTCCGCTAGGCCAGTGCCTTCTGCGTGGCGGCAGCAGCTGGCTCTGAGCTGCGGTTGTCGCGGGTGTTTTTCTGCACGGCAATGGCCCCAAACAGGCCTAGCATGAATGACATGGCGTAGAAGCCTTTTTCGCTCAACAACAGGTTGGCGTTCCAGAGGCCTACCGCCAGCAGCAGTACCGCCGAGAGGGTAGCAAACCAGCACAAACCGTAATAGATGCCCGTTACGGGCACGCCCTCCAGCTGGTCGCGTACACTTTTTTGCAGCGATACAGCGCTGAACAGGCCGTACAGTAAGATGGCGAAATAGTAGCCTTTCTCATTAAGAAGCATGGAGGCATTCCACAGGCCCACAATATAGGCCACCATGCCCGTTAGCAGGGCAAACCAGGAAGCAGCAACGAAGGCATTGGAGGTTTTCCGCATGATCTGTTCCAACCGCGGGGAATGCACTGTTGCGTTTCAGAGTACCTCTCTGCCGCCCTAGCACCAATACTTACTGGCCTAGAAAGGTGTGTCCCGGGTTGGATGATGCAAGGATGCCGGGTTTTGGGGGCAAGCGAAAGTCAGAAAGCGCAAATTCTAGACTTTTGCTATGCCAGGCCAGTCATGAGAGTAGCTAGCAAAACGGCGCTCCTGATTATGTGAAAAACTCCCTTGTGCATGATATAGGCATCATATGTACCGCCTATAGCCCAAATCAGTAGAGCTATGCACAGGGCTTTATCGTCGAAAATTAGACTTTATAGCAGGAGTTAAAACACACAAAAACGGGCCACTCTAAGTAGAGTAGCCCGCTATGTAAGAGGGAGATACTTAGGAGCGTTTGCCCGGCCGACTTGCGCCGCGCGTACCACGGCTGCTGGTTTTGCCTTTAGCTGGCGCGGCAGGCCCTTTTGCTCCTTTACCGGCAGCGGCACCACGTGGCCTAGTGCCAGCTCCCGCAGCTCGAGGGCCCGCAGGCCGGCTCGACTTGCCAAAGCCCGGGCCATCGGGGCGGATGCCGGTGGCTGGCCCGGGTGGGCGGCCAGGGCCCGTAGGCCACTCCGTGGCGTCGGAAGGAGCAGGAGCGGTAGGCTTCTTGGCAGCACGGCCCACGGCTCGCTTGCTGGTGGGCTTATCTACCCAGGCCCCGGCGAGCTTGGGCTGCCCAGGTGCTACGCCTGCCAACGGCGCCGATGATTTACGCGTGGGGCGCTCGGCCCAAAACTCAGCGGAAGAGGGGCGCTTGCGACGGCGAGAACCAGAGCCGTCGTCGGTGCCGGCCGAGTCTTTGATCATCTCGAACAGCACCTTCAGCTCCTTCTCCTTCAGCTCGCGCCATTCACCCACGCCCAGGCCTTTCACGTTGATGTTCATCACCCGGATGCGCTCCAGCTGCACCACCTCGTAGCCAAAGTACTCGCACATGCGGCGGATCTGGCGGTTGAGGCCCTGCACCAGAATAATCCGGAAGATGTAGGGCGTTTCCTTGGTCACTTTGCAGGGCTTGGTCATCACGCCGCCCAAGGGTACGCCGTTGGCCATAGCCTCAATAAACTGCTCGTTGATGGGCTTATCCACCATCACGATGTACTCCTTCTCGTGGTTGTTGCCGGCGCGCAGGATTTTATTGACGATGTCGCC from Hymenobacter taeanensis encodes:
- a CDS encoding DUF2071 domain-containing protein, whose translation is MRIPTIHGIIDRRILINFTADPQDVAKILPAPFRPKVYKWKAIVGICLIRLKNIKPKGLPDFLGISSENGAHRIAVEWDEDGRTQEGVFIPRRDTSLKLNAVVGGRLFPGKHYLANFNVRETGLDYHIDFTSSDQTSISIDAKEVEHFTKDSIFETLENVSEFFEKGAIGYSPNGSKFDGLQLKTYNWQVKPLAVSEVQSSFFADSTIFPAGSIKFDNALLMTKVEHEWHSVADK
- a CDS encoding aminotransferase class I/II-fold pyridoxal phosphate-dependent enzyme — translated: MPTSPLHQRLAQHLAQRDADGTRRQLTLPAAGLADFSSNDYLGLSQHPTVRVALQQAADEPAGSTGSRLLTGNSAAAEALETTLASFHRAEAALLFNSGYAANMGFFGAVPRRGDTILYDEASHASVKDGIRASFATAWSFRHNDLQDLERKLVRATGAVFVAVEALYSMDGDMAPLPELAALCQAHGLYLVVDEAHTNGIYGPLGEGLVSELGLEDAVFARILTFGKALGSQGAAIAGAAVLRDYLLNFSRLFIYTTALPPLTVAGLAAAYQLLPTLTEERKQLFALSDYLKAQLNAVPGLRVPLKSHIIHPVFFTESPGPTHVRQVAAAAQAAGFDVRPIVSPTVPVGTERLRLIVHSYNTKEQMDALTEVLSQAVKNAEPDNA
- the bioB gene encoding biotin synthase BioB, giving the protein MIRTDWTLDEVKAIYNLPVLELVTKAAAIHAETQATGEVQVCTLLSVKTGGCPEDCAYCPQAARYHTGVQAHKLLPDAEVLASAQRAKDSGSTRFCMGAAWREIRDNRDFDRVLGMVEQVNGLGLEVCCTLGMLNEYQAERLKQAGLYAYNHNLDTSAEHYSEIITTRTYDDRLNTLEHVRKAGISVCSGGIIGLGETDEDRIAMLHTLATLPAHPESVPVNALVPVEGTPLADQPRVSVWEMLRMIGTARILMPHTMVRLSAGRQEMPVTEQALCFLAGANSIFSGEKLLTTPNPDFDADKQMFALLGLTPRKSFKDVPEGAMVLGKEAAPVVA
- a CDS encoding sugar O-acetyltransferase; the encoded protein is MNRTEKEKMLAGELYQANDPQLVAERLQAKELCHRYNQEPVHLNKQILAELLGQETDAHLEAPLRCDYGHNIRLGRNVYANYNLTILDCALVTIGDNVFIAPNVVLTTAAHPVEVASRIAGWEFARPITIGDNVWLGAGVLVMPGVSIGAGTTIGAGSVVTRDIPAGVVAVGNPCRVIRQLEA
- the yiaA gene encoding inner membrane protein YiaA produces the protein MRKTSNAFVAASWFALLTGMVAYIVGLWNASMLLNEKGYYFAILLYGLFSAVSLQKSVRDQLEGVPVTGIYYGLCWFATLSAVLLLAVGLWNANLLLSEKGFYAMSFMLGLFGAIAVQKNTRDNRSSEPAAAATQKALA
- the rluF gene encoding 23S rRNA pseudouridine(2604) synthase RluF; the protein is MATRLNKYISESGVCSRREADRHIEQGNVFVNGKRAGIGDQVTSKDRVVVNGNLIEPRAEEDAVYIAYNKPPGIITTTDTGIKDNIIRAIKHSVRIFPIGRLDRDSQGLILLTSNGDIVNKILRAGNNHEKEYIVMVDKPINEQFIEAMANGVPLGGVMTKPCKVTKETPYIFRIILVQGLNRQIRRMCEYFGYEVVQLERIRVMNINVKGLGVGEWRELKEKELKVLFEMIKDSAGTDDGSGSRRRKRPSSAEFWAERPTRKSSAPLAGVAPGQPKLAGAWVDKPTSKRAVGRAAKKPTAPAPSDATEWPTGPGRPPGPATGIRPDGPGFGKSSRPAGPRAAGAGTRPRGAAAGKGAKGPAAPAKGKTSSRGTRGASRPGKRS